Proteins encoded in a region of the Fundulus heteroclitus isolate FHET01 chromosome 2, MU-UCD_Fhet_4.1, whole genome shotgun sequence genome:
- the fam107b gene encoding protein FAM107B isoform X1 gives MATMFRYPVFPHLQAPCDPGRRVMAEPDYLEGDCDELIQPKKLINPVKGSRNHQDLHRELIMNQKRGLAPQNKPELQKVLEKRKREQVIKAQKEEQEAHKKRSDLEIELMKRQQKLEQLELEQQKNQEEQENTPEFVKMKGNLRRTKQEADGEERAT, from the exons ATGGCAACTATGTTCAGATATCCCGTCTTTCCTCATCTGCAGG CTCCGTGTGATCCTGGGAGGAGAGTCATGGCAGAACCGGACTACCTGGAGGGAGACTGTGATGAGCTCATCCAACCCAAAAAGCTGATCAATCCAGTCAAGGGCTCCCGGAACCACCAGGACCTCCACAGAGAGCTTATTATGAACCAGAAGAG GGGCCTTGCTCCTCAGAACAAACCAGAGCTCCAGAAGGTTCTGGAGAAGAGAAAGAGGGAACAAGTCATCAAGGCCCaaaaggaggagcaggaggcaCACAAGAAAAGAAGCGACTTGGAAATAGAGCTCATGAAAAGACAACAGAAACTAGAGCAG CTTGAACTGGAGCAGCAGAAAAACCAGGAGGAACAGGAGAACACCCCCGAGTTTGTGAAGATGAAGGGCAACCTGCGCCGGACCAAGCAGGAAGCAGACGGGGAGGAGCGAGCCACCTAA
- the fam107b gene encoding protein FAM107B isoform X2, which yields MAEPDYLEGDCDELIQPKKLINPVKGSRNHQDLHRELIMNQKRGLAPQNKPELQKVLEKRKREQVIKAQKEEQEAHKKRSDLEIELMKRQQKLEQLELEQQKNQEEQENTPEFVKMKGNLRRTKQEADGEERAT from the exons ATGGCAGAACCGGACTACCTGGAGGGAGACTGTGATGAGCTCATCCAACCCAAAAAGCTGATCAATCCAGTCAAGGGCTCCCGGAACCACCAGGACCTCCACAGAGAGCTTATTATGAACCAGAAGAG GGGCCTTGCTCCTCAGAACAAACCAGAGCTCCAGAAGGTTCTGGAGAAGAGAAAGAGGGAACAAGTCATCAAGGCCCaaaaggaggagcaggaggcaCACAAGAAAAGAAGCGACTTGGAAATAGAGCTCATGAAAAGACAACAGAAACTAGAGCAG CTTGAACTGGAGCAGCAGAAAAACCAGGAGGAACAGGAGAACACCCCCGAGTTTGTGAAGATGAAGGGCAACCTGCGCCGGACCAAGCAGGAAGCAGACGGGGAGGAGCGAGCCACCTAA